One genomic region from Deltaproteobacteria bacterium encodes:
- a CDS encoding metallophosphoesterase family protein produces MTILMDPDSSPVRIGLIADGHGDYDATEQSLRVLRERGVDLLVHLGDFCDSVRNNGLTDMIRLLRKNGVFAIRGNNDHLVERMLRDSRPEGDPLRDAIIGFMGGVPMRMVIDDLCFAHSLPYDAIRSFYEPIDIGTPKRARWLFRDIPYRLLFCGHSHMPVFFRWKDGEVTREGLEPGEPLFLQPDERYIMIVGAAYEGECALLDRDAGTYERIRIF; encoded by the coding sequence TTGACGATACTGATGGATCCCGACAGCAGTCCCGTTCGGATCGGACTGATAGCCGACGGGCATGGAGATTATGATGCCACGGAGCAATCCCTGAGGGTTCTTCGTGAGCGGGGTGTGGACCTCCTGGTCCATCTGGGGGATTTCTGCGATTCCGTCCGGAACAACGGTCTCACCGATATGATCCGGCTCCTGAGAAAGAACGGGGTCTTTGCCATCAGGGGGAACAACGATCATCTGGTGGAGAGGATGCTGCGGGACAGCCGTCCCGAAGGTGACCCGCTGCGTGATGCGATCATCGGTTTCATGGGCGGCGTTCCCATGAGAATGGTGATCGATGACCTGTGTTTCGCCCACTCACTTCCCTATGACGCGATCCGGTCCTTCTATGAACCGATCGATATCGGGACACCGAAACGGGCCCGCTGGCTGTTCCGGGACATTCCGTACCGGTTGCTCTTTTGCGGCCATTCTCATATGCCGGTTTTTTTCCGCTGGAAGGACGGCGAGGTTACGAGGGAAGGGCTGGAACCCGGTGAGCCCCTCTTCCTGCAGCCCGATGAGCGGTACATCATGATCGTCGGTGCCGCCTATGAGGGGGAATGCGCCCTGCTTGACAGGGATGCCGGGACCTATGAGCGGATCAGGATATTTTAA